From the Serratia nematodiphila DZ0503SBS1 genome, one window contains:
- a CDS encoding crotonase/enoyl-CoA hydratase family protein, which translates to MKLLNHPTCRPFTEAGNLSQISAYYEEGRHIMWMLLRAAPRPCFNQALIEDIMTLAQAAKESSLRFDFWVTGSLVPNMFNVGGDLQFFAEAIKNRKREAMMAYARACIDCVHAAARGFDTGAVSIAMVEGSALGGGFEAALAHHFVLAQNNARMGFPEIAFNLFPGMGGYSLVARKAGMRLAEELIWGGESHTAEWFESRGLVDQLFQPGDAYLATRTFIDTIRPKLNGMRAMLRARQRVLQLTRSELMDITEDWVHSAFTIEEKDRAYIERLVMLQDRHTLNLRRAG; encoded by the coding sequence ATGAAATTGCTTAATCACCCCACCTGTCGTCCGTTTACCGAAGCGGGCAATCTGTCGCAGATCTCCGCCTACTATGAAGAGGGGCGGCACATCATGTGGATGCTGCTGCGCGCTGCGCCACGCCCCTGCTTCAACCAGGCGTTGATTGAAGACATCATGACGCTGGCGCAGGCGGCGAAGGAGTCTTCGCTGCGGTTCGACTTCTGGGTCACCGGCTCGCTGGTGCCGAACATGTTCAACGTCGGTGGCGATCTGCAGTTCTTCGCCGAAGCGATCAAAAACCGCAAGCGCGAGGCGATGATGGCCTACGCGCGCGCCTGCATCGACTGCGTGCATGCGGCGGCGCGCGGTTTCGACACCGGCGCGGTCAGCATTGCGATGGTTGAAGGCAGCGCGCTGGGCGGCGGTTTTGAAGCGGCGCTGGCGCACCATTTCGTATTGGCGCAAAACAATGCGCGCATGGGGTTCCCGGAGATTGCGTTCAACCTGTTTCCCGGCATGGGGGGTTACTCGCTGGTGGCGCGCAAGGCGGGCATGCGCTTGGCCGAGGAGCTGATTTGGGGCGGCGAGTCGCACACCGCAGAGTGGTTCGAGAGTCGCGGGCTGGTAGACCAGCTGTTTCAGCCCGGCGATGCTTACCTGGCGACGCGCACCTTCATCGATACCATCCGGCCGAAGCTCAACGGCATGCGCGCCATGCTGCGGGCGCGTCAGCGCGTGTTGCAGCTGACGCGTTCCGAGCTGATGGACATTACCGAAGATTGGGTGCACTCGGCCTTTACCATTGAGGAAAAAGACCGTGCCTACATCGAGCGGCTGGTGATGTTGCAGGATCGCCATACCCTGAACCTGCGTCGTGCCGGCTAA
- the pdeR gene encoding cyclic di-GMP phosphodiesterase, with product MPADQGPELLSAHFGTQSPHWRLAFDSNALELSAIKGKAHVAVALSAMEAAKIRRLTGVTASLELTITLAGEPLHLHLVGRRVNNLEWAGTASAFSDTQSVARDLVHGLSFAEQVVSEANSVIVIVDQHGRIQRFNRLSEEYTGLHEHEVIGKNVFQLFMSPEEAAASRRNIAGFFRNGSSYEVERWVKTVKGERLFLFRNKFVHSGSGKNEVFLICSGTDITEERRAQERLRVLANTDLITGLPNRNAIQDKINHAIATRGEESFGLVYLDLDNFKKVNDAYGHMFGDRLLVEVALAILGCLSPDQVLARLGGDEFLVLAPQSDRERLQTLAQRIIDRLKTPFRIGLIEVYTGCSIGIALCPEHGNDLDSLIRSADTAMYVAKEHGKRTYTVFSPEMNKRVAEYMWLDTNLRKGLEQNQLVLYYQPKIDAHSGEVHSVEALVRWDSPERGLIPPLQFISYAEESGLIGPLGQWVLQTAAGQAAQWQEQGLNLRVAVNLSARQLADDSIVNDLLGVLHRHRMAPCLLDFELTESSLIEDENRARALITRLRELGAQVHLDDFGTGYSSLAQLARIPLDAIKLDKSFVRGVNFNPVSQSLVRAIVAAAEALAFRVIAEGVETESENHFLDEVGVDEKQGFLFARPMLPEQLEHWLQSYRPRSPSA from the coding sequence ATGCCCGCAGACCAAGGCCCTGAGCTTCTTAGCGCTCACTTCGGCACCCAAAGCCCCCACTGGCGGCTGGCGTTTGACAGCAATGCCCTGGAGCTGTCCGCTATTAAGGGCAAAGCTCATGTCGCGGTGGCGCTCAGCGCCATGGAAGCGGCGAAAATCCGCCGTCTGACCGGCGTGACCGCCAGCCTTGAGCTGACCATTACGCTAGCCGGTGAACCGCTGCATCTGCATCTGGTCGGGCGCCGCGTCAACAACCTCGAATGGGCGGGCACCGCTTCCGCCTTCAGCGACACCCAATCCGTGGCGCGCGACCTGGTGCATGGCCTCTCCTTCGCCGAGCAGGTGGTGTCCGAAGCCAACTCGGTGATCGTGATCGTCGATCAGCACGGCCGCATCCAGCGCTTCAACCGGCTGAGCGAGGAGTACACCGGGCTGCACGAACACGAGGTGATCGGCAAAAACGTTTTCCAACTGTTTATGAGCCCGGAAGAAGCCGCCGCTTCGCGGCGCAACATCGCCGGCTTCTTCCGCAACGGTTCGTCCTATGAGGTGGAACGCTGGGTAAAGACGGTCAAGGGTGAACGGCTGTTCCTGTTTCGCAACAAATTCGTGCACAGCGGCAGCGGAAAAAACGAAGTCTTTCTGATCTGCTCCGGTACCGACATCACCGAAGAACGCCGCGCGCAAGAGCGGCTACGGGTGCTGGCCAACACCGATCTCATCACCGGCCTGCCGAACCGTAACGCCATACAAGACAAGATCAATCACGCCATCGCCACGCGCGGCGAAGAGAGTTTCGGCCTGGTGTACCTCGATCTCGACAACTTCAAAAAGGTCAACGACGCCTACGGCCATATGTTCGGCGATCGGCTGCTGGTCGAGGTCGCGCTGGCGATCCTCGGCTGCCTGAGCCCGGATCAAGTGCTCGCCCGCCTCGGCGGCGACGAATTCTTGGTGCTGGCGCCACAAAGCGATCGCGAGCGCCTGCAAACGCTGGCGCAGCGCATTATCGACAGGCTGAAGACCCCTTTTCGCATCGGCCTGATTGAGGTGTATACCGGCTGTTCGATCGGCATCGCGCTGTGCCCGGAGCACGGCAACGATCTCGACAGCCTGATCCGCAGCGCCGATACCGCCATGTACGTCGCCAAGGAGCACGGAAAACGCACCTATACCGTCTTCTCGCCGGAGATGAACAAACGCGTCGCCGAGTACATGTGGCTGGACACCAATCTGCGCAAAGGGTTGGAGCAAAATCAGCTGGTGCTGTATTACCAGCCTAAAATCGACGCGCACAGCGGTGAAGTGCACAGCGTGGAAGCGCTGGTGCGCTGGGATTCGCCGGAGCGCGGCCTGATCCCACCGCTGCAGTTCATCTCCTACGCCGAGGAGTCCGGCCTGATCGGCCCGCTGGGCCAATGGGTGCTGCAAACCGCCGCCGGGCAGGCGGCGCAGTGGCAAGAGCAGGGATTGAATCTGCGGGTGGCGGTCAACCTCTCTGCCCGTCAGCTGGCCGATGACAGCATCGTCAACGACCTGCTCGGGGTGCTGCACCGTCACCGCATGGCCCCCTGTCTGCTGGACTTCGAGTTGACCGAAAGCAGCCTGATTGAAGACGAGAATCGCGCGCGCGCGCTGATCACCCGGCTGCGCGAACTGGGCGCGCAGGTGCATCTCGACGACTTTGGCACCGGCTATTCGTCGCTGGCGCAGCTGGCACGTATTCCTCTGGACGCCATCAAGCTGGATAAAAGCTTCGTGCGCGGGGTGAATTTCAATCCGGTATCGCAATCGCTGGTACGCGCGATCGTCGCGGCGGCGGAGGCGTTGGCCTTCCGCGTGATCGCCGAAGGAGTGGAGACCGAGAGCGAAAACCACTTCCTCGACGAAGTCGGCGTGGACGAAAAACAGGGCTTTCTGTTCGCGCGGCCAATGCTCCCGGAACAGCTGGAGCATTGGCTGCAGTCCTATCGCCCGCGCTCACCCTCCGCATGA
- the spy gene encoding ATP-independent periplasmic protein-refolding chaperone Spy produces MRKLTALFIASTLALGSASAAFAADTATAPAADAAPMKMMHHKGEGKGGPFAGLNLTEQQRQQMRDIMKESHQKRGPGMKEERQALHNLVASDSFDEAKAKAQIDAIGKAQSERMLARAKAENKMYNLLTPEQKKQYNENYQKREQKMMDHMNKMKEQMPAGQ; encoded by the coding sequence ATGCGTAAATTGACGGCTTTATTTATTGCTTCCACGCTGGCCCTGGGTTCTGCTTCCGCGGCGTTCGCCGCCGATACGGCGACGGCCCCGGCGGCGGATGCGGCGCCGATGAAAATGATGCATCACAAGGGTGAAGGCAAAGGCGGCCCGTTCGCCGGGCTGAACCTGACCGAGCAGCAGCGCCAGCAGATGCGCGATATCATGAAAGAGTCGCACCAGAAGCGCGGGCCGGGCATGAAAGAGGAGCGCCAGGCGTTGCACAATCTGGTCGCTTCCGACAGCTTTGACGAAGCGAAGGCGAAGGCGCAAATTGACGCGATCGGCAAAGCGCAATCCGAACGCATGCTGGCACGCGCCAAAGCGGAAAATAAAATGTATAACCTGCTGACGCCTGAGCAGAAAAAACAATACAATGAGAATTATCAGAAACGCGAGCAAAAGATGATGGACCACATGAATAAAATGAAGGAGCAGATGCCCGCCGGTCAGTAA
- the tnpA gene encoding IS200/IS605 family transposase — MGLYRSSSHVFWRCKYHLVWTPKYRFKILRDKVGKELYRTIYILCNMKDCEVLELNIQPDHVHLVVIVPPKLSISTLMGVLKGRSAIRLYNRFPHIRKKLWGNHFWARGYFVDTVGVNEEIIRRYVKYQDKKDQEIEQQMELLQD, encoded by the coding sequence ATGGGTTTATACAGGAGTTCATCACATGTGTTCTGGCGTTGCAAATACCACCTGGTTTGGACGCCAAAGTATCGATTTAAAATCCTCCGCGACAAGGTGGGCAAAGAGCTCTACCGAACAATTTATATCCTCTGCAACATGAAGGACTGTGAAGTTCTTGAGCTAAATATTCAGCCAGATCATGTGCATCTGGTCGTGATAGTCCCCCCGAAGCTATCGATTTCGACGTTGATGGGCGTCCTGAAAGGACGCAGTGCAATCCGGCTTTACAATCGTTTCCCACATATACGAAAGAAGTTGTGGGGCAATCATTTTTGGGCAAGGGGATACTTTGTCGATACGGTAGGGGTAAACGAAGAAATTATCAGGCGATACGTGAAGTATCAGGATAAGAAGGACCAAGAGATCGAACAGCAGATGGAGCTGTTGCAGGATTAA
- a CDS encoding Tm-1-like ATP-binding domain-containing protein: MKDTSNFVYIATTADTKGQELEYVRRLIAALNLPTRTVDLSTRRLPFDSPADIGPEDVARHHPAGADAVFCASRGQAIAAMATAFERFILTRRDIAALLGLGGSGGTAIITPAMQQLPIGLPKVMVSSMAAGDVSAYVGASDINMLYSVTDLAGLNRISRRVLSNAARQIAGAVHFAAVDYHDNKPAIGLTTFGVTTPCVQALIAELGTQWDCLTFHATGSGGRSLEKLIDNRQLHGAIDLTTTEVADYLFGGVLPCNTDRFGAIARTGIPCVLSCGAIDMINFGAPNTVPARYANRLRHHHNPQVTLVRTSARENALMGRWMGEKINACAGEVRFVIPAGGVSALDAPGQPFWDPAALAAFTQALEETVYATDKRRLIKTPYHINDPRFAQAVAEQFRRIVGGE, encoded by the coding sequence ATGAAAGACACTTCAAATTTTGTCTATATTGCTACCACAGCAGATACGAAAGGACAAGAGCTGGAGTATGTACGGCGGCTGATCGCTGCCCTGAATTTACCCACGCGAACCGTCGATCTTTCCACTCGTCGCTTGCCGTTTGACTCCCCGGCCGATATCGGTCCAGAGGACGTCGCACGCCACCATCCGGCGGGCGCCGACGCGGTCTTCTGCGCCAGTCGCGGCCAGGCGATCGCCGCCATGGCGACCGCTTTCGAACGTTTTATCCTGACGCGCCGCGATATCGCCGCCTTGCTTGGCCTGGGCGGCTCCGGCGGCACCGCCATCATCACGCCGGCCATGCAGCAGCTGCCGATCGGCCTGCCGAAAGTGATGGTCTCGAGCATGGCGGCGGGAGACGTTTCCGCCTATGTTGGCGCCAGCGATATCAACATGCTGTATTCGGTCACCGATCTCGCCGGCCTGAACCGCATCTCGCGACGGGTGCTGAGCAACGCAGCGCGCCAGATAGCCGGCGCAGTGCACTTCGCCGCCGTCGACTATCACGACAACAAACCCGCGATCGGCCTGACGACGTTTGGCGTCACCACGCCCTGCGTTCAGGCGTTGATTGCCGAACTGGGAACACAATGGGATTGTCTGACGTTTCATGCGACCGGCAGCGGCGGCAGATCGTTGGAAAAACTGATCGATAATCGCCAACTGCACGGCGCCATCGATTTAACCACTACCGAAGTGGCCGATTACCTGTTTGGCGGTGTGCTGCCCTGCAATACGGATCGTTTCGGTGCCATCGCGCGTACCGGCATCCCGTGCGTGCTCTCCTGCGGCGCGATAGACATGATCAACTTCGGCGCGCCGAATACGGTGCCGGCTCGCTATGCCAACCGTCTGCGTCACCATCACAACCCGCAAGTGACGCTGGTGCGCACCAGCGCTCGGGAGAATGCGTTAATGGGGCGCTGGATGGGCGAAAAAATCAACGCCTGCGCGGGCGAAGTGCGTTTCGTTATCCCGGCGGGCGGCGTATCGGCTTTGGATGCGCCCGGCCAACCGTTCTGGGATCCGGCGGCGCTGGCCGCCTTTACGCAAGCGCTGGAAGAAACGGTATACGCCACCGACAAACGCCGGCTGATAAAAACGCCTTATCATATTAACGACCCGCGCTTTGCACAGGCCGTTGCCGAACAGTTCCGGCGCATTGTCGGCGGGGAATGA
- a CDS encoding TetR/AcrR family transcriptional regulator, whose protein sequence is MHEVYVPIDAFPTPFDPSLTSTRAKTYRLLLASAMTLYDEGAFPSITELAAHAQVSRATAYRYFPTQSALISAVVAESLGPILEWRPQDDDALKRIQQLLTFAYPQMERHEGALRAALQLSLQQWAHATPGEKFVRGNRKRLLALAVEPLQGKLPPDSLQRVIHAFSLIYGSEVFLVLKDIWGLELESIQDVTQWMAKAILRQAEEDATNCKKTSAG, encoded by the coding sequence ATGCATGAGGTTTATGTGCCGATAGATGCCTTTCCCACCCCGTTTGATCCTTCACTGACTTCCACCCGGGCAAAAACCTACCGTTTGTTGCTGGCCAGCGCGATGACGCTGTATGACGAAGGGGCGTTTCCTTCGATCACCGAACTGGCGGCGCATGCGCAGGTATCGCGTGCGACGGCCTACCGCTATTTTCCGACCCAGAGTGCGCTGATTAGCGCCGTGGTGGCGGAAAGCCTGGGGCCTATTCTGGAATGGCGCCCGCAAGACGATGACGCCCTGAAACGCATCCAGCAGTTGCTGACTTTCGCCTATCCTCAGATGGAGCGGCACGAGGGAGCATTGCGCGCGGCGCTGCAGCTCTCTTTGCAACAGTGGGCGCACGCGACGCCGGGCGAGAAATTCGTGCGCGGCAACCGCAAGCGTCTGTTGGCGCTGGCGGTGGAACCGCTGCAGGGCAAACTGCCGCCGGACTCTCTGCAGAGAGTGATTCATGCTTTCTCGCTGATTTACGGCTCGGAGGTGTTTCTGGTGCTGAAAGATATCTGGGGGCTGGAGCTTGAGAGCATTCAGGACGTCACGCAATGGATGGCCAAAGCCATTCTGCGTCAGGCGGAAGAGGACGCGACGAACTGCAAAAAAACATCAGCAGGATAA
- a CDS encoding autotransporter serine protease: MLICLTAIGGAQASSYIENGQAGDPASWRSSEFNAEWGLGAIHADQAYAAGYTGKGIKLGIFDQPVYAKHPEFAGENKVINLVTEGIREYTDPYIPVKKGDAFRYDGTPSVDSDGTLGSHGTHVGGIAAGSRDGGAMHGVAFNAQIISAENGDPGPEDGIILGNDGAVYKAGWDALVASGARIINNSWGIGITDKFAKGGKNPAYPHFTVDDAQKQFDQIKQILGTNPGGAYQGAIDAARSGVVTIFAAGNDYNLNNPDAMAGLAYFVPEIAPNWLSVASLQDPTNTGDYSISTFSSRCGYTASFCVSAPGTRVYSSVIEGTSLENLTTGYAKYSGTSMAAPHVAGSVAVLMERFPYLSGAQVAEVLKTTATDMGAPGIDALYGWGMINLGKAINGPGMLVTAEDIPAEFRIPDPTGVAYGPTQFVVDLPGVGAVLDKGKPTERVCSDVLCGLDFWSNDISGHGGLTKQGIGTLVLTGNNTYAGPTLVNQGRLAINGSVTSDVSVQNGGIVGGSGTVGSLTARRGGTVAPGNSIGTLNVAGNVSFEPGSRYAVEVGPNGQSDRIQSSGAATIGGGEVAVTLENSSNLLTQSEVRSLLGQQYTILSAQQGVSGQFDAVAPNYLFLGTGLSYQPNGVTLSVGRNGTSFASVAQTANERAVAAAADALAAGNPVYESLLSSGSAGEARQAFRQLSGQIHADIASALVNDSRYLREALNGRLRQAEGLASSSAIKADEDGAWAQLLGAWDHASGDANATGYQASTYGVLVGLDSAAAADWRLGVATGYTRTSLHGGYGSKADSDNYHLAAYGDKQFGALALRGGAGYTWHRIDTKRSVNYGMQSDRDTAKYSARTEQLFAEAGYSVKGEWLNLEPFVNLAYVNFENNGIAESGGAAALRGDKQHTDATVSTLGVRADTEWQVSPGTTVALRSELGWQHQYGGLERGTGLRFNGGNAPFVVDSVPVSRDGMVLKAGAEVAVNENATLSLGYGGLLSQNHQDNSVNAGFTWRF; the protein is encoded by the coding sequence ATGCTGATCTGCCTGACGGCGATTGGCGGGGCGCAGGCCTCCAGCTATATAGAGAACGGCCAGGCGGGCGATCCGGCCAGCTGGCGCAGCAGTGAGTTCAATGCGGAATGGGGGCTGGGGGCGATCCACGCCGACCAGGCCTACGCCGCCGGTTATACCGGAAAAGGCATCAAACTTGGCATTTTCGATCAGCCGGTTTACGCCAAGCACCCGGAGTTCGCCGGTGAGAATAAGGTGATCAATCTGGTTACCGAAGGCATCCGTGAATACACCGATCCCTATATTCCGGTGAAAAAAGGCGACGCTTTCCGCTATGACGGCACGCCGAGCGTGGATTCCGATGGCACGCTCGGTTCGCACGGCACCCACGTGGGCGGCATCGCCGCCGGCAGCCGAGACGGCGGCGCCATGCACGGCGTGGCGTTCAACGCGCAGATCATCAGCGCGGAGAACGGCGATCCCGGCCCGGAGGACGGCATCATCCTCGGCAACGACGGCGCGGTGTATAAGGCTGGTTGGGATGCGCTGGTGGCCAGCGGCGCGCGCATCATCAACAACAGCTGGGGCATCGGCATTACAGATAAATTCGCCAAGGGCGGTAAGAACCCGGCTTATCCGCATTTCACCGTTGACGATGCGCAAAAGCAGTTCGATCAGATTAAACAGATCCTCGGCACCAACCCCGGGGGCGCCTATCAGGGCGCGATCGACGCGGCCCGCAGCGGCGTGGTCACCATCTTCGCCGCCGGTAACGATTACAACCTGAACAATCCGGACGCCATGGCCGGCCTGGCCTATTTTGTGCCGGAGATTGCGCCGAACTGGCTGTCGGTCGCCAGCTTGCAGGATCCGACCAATACCGGCGATTACAGCATCAGCACCTTCTCTTCTCGCTGCGGTTATACCGCCAGCTTCTGCGTCTCGGCGCCGGGCACCCGGGTATACAGCTCGGTAATCGAAGGCACCAGCCTAGAGAATCTGACAACCGGCTACGCCAAATACAGCGGCACCTCGATGGCGGCGCCGCACGTGGCCGGCAGCGTCGCGGTGCTGATGGAGCGTTTCCCGTATCTGAGTGGCGCGCAGGTGGCGGAAGTGCTGAAAACCACTGCCACCGATATGGGCGCGCCGGGCATCGACGCGCTCTACGGTTGGGGGATGATCAACCTGGGCAAGGCCATCAACGGCCCGGGCATGTTGGTGACTGCCGAAGATATTCCTGCGGAGTTCCGTATTCCGGATCCGACGGGCGTGGCCTACGGCCCGACCCAGTTTGTGGTGGATCTGCCGGGCGTCGGCGCGGTGCTGGACAAGGGTAAACCGACCGAGCGCGTCTGCAGCGATGTGCTGTGCGGCCTGGATTTCTGGAGCAACGACATCTCCGGCCATGGCGGCCTGACCAAACAGGGCATCGGCACGTTGGTACTGACCGGTAACAACACCTATGCCGGCCCGACGCTGGTTAATCAGGGGCGGCTGGCGATCAACGGCTCGGTCACGTCGGATGTCAGCGTGCAGAACGGCGGCATCGTCGGCGGCAGCGGCACGGTCGGTTCGCTGACCGCCCGCCGTGGCGGCACCGTGGCGCCGGGCAACTCGATCGGTACCCTGAACGTGGCCGGCAACGTCAGCTTCGAGCCGGGTTCGCGCTATGCGGTGGAAGTGGGGCCGAACGGCCAGAGCGATCGGATCCAGAGCAGCGGAGCGGCGACGATTGGCGGCGGCGAGGTGGCGGTCACGCTGGAGAACAGCAGCAACCTGCTGACGCAAAGCGAGGTGCGCAGCCTGCTGGGCCAGCAGTACACCATCCTGAGCGCGCAGCAGGGGGTGAGCGGGCAGTTTGACGCGGTGGCACCGAACTACCTGTTCCTCGGCACCGGGCTGAGCTACCAGCCGAATGGGGTAACGCTGAGCGTCGGGCGCAACGGCACAAGCTTCGCCAGCGTGGCGCAGACGGCGAACGAGCGGGCGGTGGCGGCGGCGGCGGATGCGCTGGCGGCGGGCAACCCGGTGTACGAGAGCCTGCTCAGCAGCGGCTCGGCGGGCGAGGCGCGGCAGGCGTTCCGCCAGCTGTCGGGGCAAATCCATGCGGACATCGCGTCGGCGCTGGTGAACGACAGCCGCTACCTGCGTGAGGCGCTGAACGGGCGTCTGCGTCAGGCGGAAGGGCTGGCGAGCTCGTCGGCCATCAAGGCGGACGAGGACGGCGCCTGGGCGCAACTGCTGGGGGCGTGGGACCATGCATCGGGCGACGCCAACGCCACCGGCTATCAGGCCTCGACCTACGGGGTGCTGGTGGGGCTGGACTCGGCGGCGGCGGCCGACTGGCGGCTGGGGGTGGCGACCGGCTACACCCGCACCTCGCTGCACGGCGGGTACGGGTCGAAGGCGGACAGCGACAACTACCACCTGGCGGCGTACGGCGACAAGCAGTTTGGCGCGCTGGCGCTGCGCGGCGGGGCGGGCTACACCTGGCACCGCATCGACACCAAACGGTCGGTGAACTACGGGATGCAGTCGGACCGCGACACGGCGAAGTACAGCGCGCGCACCGAGCAGCTGTTCGCGGAAGCGGGTTACAGCGTGAAGGGTGAGTGGCTGAACCTGGAGCCGTTCGTCAACCTGGCGTACGTGAACTTTGAAAACAACGGCATCGCGGAAAGCGGCGGCGCAGCGGCGCTGCGCGGCGACAAGCAGCATACCGACGCGACGGTGTCGACGCTGGGAGTGCGTGCGGACACTGAGTGGCAGGTGAGCCCAGGCACGACGGTGGCGCTGCGCAGCGAGCTGGGGTGGCAACACCAGTACGGCGGGCTGGAGCGTGGCACCGGGCTGCGGTTCAACGGCGGCAACGCGCCGTTCGTGGTGGACAGCGTGCCGGTGTCGCGCGACGGGATGGTGCTGAAGGCGGGGGCGGAAGTGGCGGTGAACGAGAACGCCACGCTGTCGCTGGGCTACGGCGGGCTGCTGTCGCAGAACCACCAGGACAACAGCGTCAACGCCGGCTTCACCTGGCGCTTCTAA